The nucleotide sequence TCTAATTATAATTTTCTATTAATAAAATTTCTGTCACAGTGacggtttttttttgctgacgaGCTATTTAGTAGtttataattaaacaaaacGAGTAATAAAACAGATAATATACGTGTACTTAACATCCACACAACATAGTGAAAAAtttcttgtgctttttgtttttctttgtgtacgTACAAGATTGATTGTAcaagaaatggaaaatgctTAGCGAAAATATGAAGTGAagccattttttgtttgtttctaaaCTCTCTTTCTTAATGCCGGAATTGAGGTGTTAAACAAATGTATGAAGTTTCGTTCCAAATTTTCAACTTTAGTCcttgagaaaaaaatgcaagtttCTCTTATAATAATCACTCCTATTCTTCTGTGAGGTCATTTTGTATGGCAGCTGATACATCGGCGTTTCAATAATCATATTTGTCCAGTTGAAATATGTTCTTAAAATAGGTTTATTATTCTTGTTGTATGAACATGCTTGTTGGAGGTTTCATTGTGATATTTTTCCTTCCAGCAGACTCACCCACCTCGCCTGCAATTTTCTGTGTAGTTCATGATCCAGCAGGAGAAACCGCAGCTGGCCGGCACCATGCCCGTGGTCTGGCCCACCCTGCTGGACCTCGGCAGGGATGAGTGTAAGAGGATACTTCGCAAACTCGGTAAGGGCTTGGTGATCTGCGCCTTGTGGTGGGTGAAGAGAGATACCATTAGATACACTTTCAACCCTGGACTTGCGTAATACACCTTGTTTGTTGAAATTTGTCATTTACAATGATGGGTTACTTCAGAAACACTTGGTACACTTTCATATctaaataattgtaaaatgAGATTATGCAGAGGTATGTACAAATTAGTATTAACAGGTCAGTAGGGAATGGACACATTTGTCATGTGTGAGGCTATTCTGTTATGGAATTGTGTCATGCCATGAGAAAGACTAGTAGTTTTGATGTTctgtttgtcctttttttccagagctggAGGCATATGCTGGGGTCATCAGTGCCCTTCGAGCCCAAGGAGACCTCACAAAGGACAAGAAAGATCTGCTAGGAGAACTCACTAAAGTCCTTAGGTATATACGCCTCTGTTCGGGTTATAATAGCGTGCAAATACAGTCATTTTTTGATACGGTCTCTGTGTTCATCATGCATGCACAGTTTGGGTTTTTTCGTTGTAACATTTAAATGCTTAAGAGGCTGAAAATGTTTCTTCAGCATCTCAACTGAGCGCCATCGCGCAGAGGTCCGCAGGGCGGTTAACGATGAACGCTTGACCACCATCGCGTATcagtaagcaaaaaaaatgagCGCCTCTGCCTTGTTGCAGCATTGGTCATTGATATATTTACTGGTAGAGGATTTTTTGTTTGATCTGAACTggcaaatatttatatattttaaatgttttattcataagtTAAtaactgtgttttgtgtgccaCATTCAGCATGTCTGGGCCAAACAGCTCCTCAGAATGGTCTATCGAGGGGCGTAGGTTAGTCCCACTGATGCCAAGGTTAGTCCCACAGACGGCGTTCACCGTAACTGCAAATGCCGTGGCCAGTGCAACAGCCCATCAGAACGCTTCCCTCCTGCTACCTGCTGAGACCGGCAATAAGGAAGGTAGGCCCAGTGCTGACGAATGTGCTGTTTGTATTGATTTTTGGAAAGAACCAATGAGGAGGAGGGAAGAAAAAGCAACAGTATCAATAAAGGCTGTGATTTGTCTCCCGTTTGCAGTGGTTGTTTGCTACTCCTACACAAGCACAACCTCCACGCCGACGAGTGCCACGGCCCCCAGCGGGAGCGTAGCGGCAGCCGCCGTCAAATCTCCCCGGCCGGCTAGCCCCGCCTCCAACGTGGTTGTCTTGCCCAGTGGAAGCACAGTCTACGTCAAAAGTGAGTTCTGTCGCGCAGTCCGCACTCTTCTGAAAACTCTTCTGTCGGGATGGTTTTAAGAGTCATTTATTTGATATTCACAGCTCCCTCAATGTCAATTTCATGCTTTAATGCTCCATTAGATGACAAACCGTATAATCAGCAGATCCAGAAGCTGTGTTTacctttaattattttacatgtttatcAAGCAGGGGCATTTACTTTCCGGAAAAGTCTTATGTAGAGCTCTCTACAAAAGTACTGATTATATTCCCTCGGTGTCCACATGCTTCACAGATCTAACATTGTCCCAGACACGCCCACTTCCCGCTCGTTGATTTGCGTAAGGGGTCAGACGTCCTTTGGCCTTCCTCTCCGCAGGTGTGAGCTGCTCCGACGAGGACGAGAAGCCGCGGAAACGGCGGCGCACCAACTCCTCCAGCTCGTCTCCCGTGGTGCTGAAGGAGGTGCCCAAAGTGACTCCGCCCATTTCCAAGACCATCACCGTGCCCGTCAGCGGCAGCCCCAAGATGAGCAACATCATGCAGAGCATCGCCAACTCCCTGCCGCCCCACATGTCCCCTGTGAAGATCACCTTTACCAAGCCCACCACCCAGACCACCAACACCACTACGCAGAAGGTAAACGCCTTCAACCACTGCTACTTATACTCTGGGCGATGGACACATGTATTAGCTGTCTGTATATGATCATTTTTACTTCGTACAAAGTTGCTGAATTGTAAAAtggtacatttttctttttggcttgTACATTAGTCCACAGTGCTGGCACTTTGTCTTCAAGACTTCATGGTCATGGTAATTTTTGACAGTCATtaattgtgttgtgtgtatatgtatatataagcGTTGTATGCTTATTAACATATATGTTTTGCCAGGTGATTATTGTGACAACTTCTCCGAGCTCCAACTTTGTGCCCAACATCCTCTCCAAGTCGCACAACTATGCGGCCAAGCTCGTGTCCACCTCCATGCTGACTTCCTCCAGCCAGAAGCAGACTGTGGTCATCCcggccagctccgccccctcgtcTGCCCCCGCTACGGTCGCTGTGACCACGATGGTCTCCTCCACGCCTTCGGTGGTCATGTCCACCATAGCACAGGGTAAGTAGGCCCCCCTCTCCTGCACCGCTCCTGTCATGTTGCCGTGCGCTAGCAAACGATTCGGCTCACAGGAACGAACGCTGTCGCCCAATCAGGTGCCTCCTCTGCAGCAGTCAAAGTAGCATCCGCCAGACTGCCCTCTCCGAAGACACTGGTGGGCTCTCCGACCCAGATTTTGGCTCAGTTCCCGAAGCAGCACCAGCAGGGTTCCCCTATTACTTCCTCCCACAACACTGCCCAGACCTCCACTACCCCACCTGGCAGCAAGCCCACCATCCAGATCAAGCAGGAGTCAGGTGAGGATTCActggggggctgagggggggtgtTTATATGGAGGTCTGACTGCTTTTACTTACCCATATTTGACCTTGGGTCATCGTTGGTACTGTCTTACAGAGAGCTAGAAAGGAACTTTGTGTTTTTGGGCACGTTGACTAATTTCTTtcagtttcatgttttttttttttggtttgtttcttcTACAACCTTGAACAAAGCAATTAAAGAACAATCTGATCACTGCGTGTGACACAGATACCTTtaggtacctgtgtgtgagtgcaggcaAATTAATGTCTTGTCGATTTTTGTAGTTAACTTTTTGTTCTGTACTGTTGATggcatttagcatttttcattaaatgtgtccCCACTCCTATTCTCTGCATTTGTGGTTGTGCATGTGCGACCTTGTGTCAAATGAGCTGACCTGAGCTGGTGATTGTCCCTGCGCAGGAGTGAAGATCATCACTCAGCAGATGCAGCCCAGTAAAATTCTCCCGAAGCCCTCCTCCGCCGCCCtgcccagcagcagcacctcGCCCATCATGGTCGTCAGTAGCAACGGGGCCATCATGACCACGAAGCTGGTGTCCACGCCCACAGGTGCGTACGCTCTGCGTGCTAATGCGGTCGAGCTCGCTGTCAAGAGGAGACCAGGAAGACGAGTCAGAATGGAAGATAATTTCCTGTTTCGATTGTTGCTGGAACTTAAGAATGATTGATAAAAAAAGCTCAGGCCAGGCTTGTCCTTTTGCCATCTTAGCCATTGATGGTTTGGCACTGTCGCGCAGGTACTCAGGCCACCTACTCCAGACCCACCGTGAGCCCCACCATCGGAGCCCGAATGGCCGCCTCGCCGGGCGGCGCCACCTACGTCAAGACGACCAGCGGCAGCATCATCACCGTGGTCCCGAAGTCCCTGGCAACACTCGGTGGCAAAATCATCAGCAGCAACATCGTGTCCGGTAAGAACAAGGAAGCATCTCTCTTCATCGCCTGCTGCTTTTTGCTGTGCAGTTGTTCTCAACAAGCGAAGCGGtgaagtttcatttttaaattttacactCTATTTTTATACCTCAGGAACAACGACTAAGATAACCACTATTCCCATGACGTCCAAGCCCAATGTGATTGTGGTGCAGAAGACCACCGGGAAAGGGACCACCATTCAGGGGCTGCCCGGGAAGAACGTCGTCACCACGTTGCTAAACGCAGGGGTGAGGATTCGTCCCTTATCCCAAACCACGCAGCTATGGGGACTCATCCATATGTCCTGTCGTGGACTGTGTCAGAACGACATGGAGCCGTAAATGACTGTGTCGATAACCTCTGAAAGTTTCCTGCTGACTGTGGGTGTGCGGTTCCCTGtttggcctgcagggggagaaGACTCTGCAGGCTGTGCCCGGAGCGAAGCCGGCCATCATCACGGCCTCTCGGCCAATCACGAAGATGATAGTCACGCAGCCCAAGGGCATGGGTTCCGGGGCACAGCCCACCACCACTACCAAGATCATTCCGACTAAGATAGTGTACGGACAGCAGGGTAAAACCCAGGTCAGAACTCAGAGCGCCGCTATCACCGTGTTAGATCAAGAGAAAGACGAATATTCCTTTATATGTGCTTATGATGACATTCTGACAACAAAATGCCACAGAATTTACCTTTCCGCCTCGTAATACAGCATATAGTGGACACAGCCATGTTGAACTTTTAGcaagaaacacaatgaaataaatgtttattgataTAGCTTGAAAAAGAACTTTGTTTAAGTTATTAGATGCATTTGCATGAATGCATCTCTGTCTTATCATGGGCTTACTCCCATCTTGTCCTGTTCCTGGTGTTACACTTATATTTCTAGATATAAAATTACAGTCAGGTTTGGAGGAATATCAGATTTATATGCCAGTCAATTGAATTTAGTCAAATTGTGTGGAGGATGGAAAAGGTATAAATAATTTCTCAGTTGTTGTTTCCAGACAGTTTGATCACAAGGTGTTATTGCCTTTGGATTCATTTGCCCTGCTGTGTTCCCAGGTTCTCATCAAGCCCAAGCCGATGGCTTTCCAGACCACGGTGGTGAGCGAGCAGACCAGGCAGCTGGTGAGCGAGACCCTGCAGCAGGTCTCCCGCGTTGCAGAGGTAGTCCCGGCCTCCacccaggagggggcgctgaAAGACGATACACAGCCTTACACTGAGGGCAGCTCCCCTCCTGCAGAGCCCTCGCACAGCTCACATGGTACTTGGTGCATTCTGTGCTTGTTCTGTGTTATGTGGTAATGCCAGGGATTAGATGTTTAGTTGACTTGGGTGAATGTAATTCTTCCCAATCCTGAGGAATTCACAATTATATGAATATCAGCAAGGTTAGGGCCAAATCTGTGTaatgcaaaatgtgtttttattttttcccaaagaTTCTCAGCCTGTAGTGCACGTTATAACCTCTAGAGGGCAGGAGTGGACTGAGCACGAGGTGTCGGTGGAGGCCAGCCCGACGATCATTTACCAGGATGTGTCGGGGGAGTCCCAGTCTGCTACCTCCACCATCAAagccctgctggagctgcagcagacAACAGGTTGGTTGTGCCCGGGGGTGTTATTTATGCTGTCACATCGCCGTTATGACAACAGATTTCAACCCTGCCATTTAGAAATCacactctgcaaaaaaaaaaaaaaaaaaacctgagaacTCCTTGgctttatttatgttttcataagCCAGTTTTCTTAtctcaaaatacatttctccTCTCCCGCTTCGGAATGTCACAAATATGCCTCACCAGTTCAGTAGAGGACAgacctatttttatacagtttatgggacagacacacacacacacacacattacagaggGGTGTGTATGCTCACCTGTCCTATAGATGACAGTCTGGTGCAAGCAGACAATGAACCAGAAGAATCACTCTTGTGCTAATCATAGACGGTCGCATTGAGACCCTAAGCCCCTGGCGAAAGCTGCAGCCATTTATGCCCTGGTATCGGGGCTTCTGGCCATAATTGGCTCTGACACAGGGTTTGACACTATACAGCTGGGTGGGTATCTGCACTGGAATTTGGTATTTAGCGGCACAAACCATCCACCTGCCCCTGTGCCATTATCTTGAAGGTAAAGCTTCTTTTCCCCTTAACAACTCTCCAATAATTTCCCAGCACCAGCAGTAGGGTGCGTTAAACTTTAAATACGTAATCCAGTCATCTGGGAGAGGTGGTCCCCAGCGAAGAAGGTGCCAAGATGGCGCCGGTGACAGTGTCGTTGTGCTGATGCGTCTCCTCCTTGCAGTGAAAGAGAAGGCGGAGTCCAAGCCTAGACAGCACACCATTGACCTGAGCCAGATGGCGGTGCCCATCCAGATGGCACAAGAGAAGAAGCAGTCCCCGGAGTCCCCGAGCCTGGCAGCGCCGGAGCCCGACCCGGGCGCGGAGCACGCCGCCGCCGGTCTGTTTCCTAACCGCCTCTCACCCGTCCTGGCGTCGGTAGCATCAGTATTTGCATTTTGCGTGTTTCCCCGCGCGCGATGACATCACGGCTCTGTGGTGACGCGAGGCCTAACCCTGTCCCTCCAGGTAAATCCGGCAAGGCCGCCGGCGCCTTCCCTGGGGCGGCGAGCGGAGGGGCCGAGCCGGCTCCGTCCTCCGGCCAGCAGCACGGGGCCGCCTCCCAtaccccgggccccgcccccgcccccgcccccgcggcgCCCAAGCCCCCCGCCGCACCGTCCCCCGCGGTCATGGTCGCTCGAGTCGTGCAGCAGGTGAGCGGGACCAACGTGTCCTACAGCATGCGGCTCTGCTGCTTGTAGACCATGGACAGGGCCTGCTGGGCCTCTTATATTGGCAGTGGATCACTGTTATTGTTGATTATCTATTCTTACATTATTTAGCCTCTGCTGCATCCATCCTGGACATTCCACATTGTTCAGTGTAATTTCCTTTAAGTTAGTTTTCCTCAGGAAAATGAGTTAGTTGGCAGGTGATGCAGATTTTCAGGTCAGCCTTATAATCAATGGGCTTCATTCATGAAACGTAAGCCGAACAAATTTGATGGTAAATCGTTCATGAATGCATTTGCTCAAACAATTCGTATGTCAGTTTGGTTGTGGGATCCAATCAGATTTCAGGAATGCTGTTCATATCTAAAACGGACTGGTCAGTATTGCTTGTATCCCAGGTGTAACACGCaggttctgtctgtctgtgtcaggCTGCGGTCAGCCAGGTGATGCAGAGCAAGCCGCCCGAGGAGCCggcggtggaggagggggagctgGAGGGGGACACGCTGGACCCTCAGACGGGCCTGTTCTACCGCTCGTCCCAGCCggccgcccctcccccgcccccgcagcaGCCGAAAgcggcccccgccccgccggagCAGGTCCGCCACGCGGCCCACTCCACCCAGCCGTCGCCGAGCAAGCCCGCGCCCGCGCCcacgcccgcccccgccccgcagccctccgcctcctccaaaAAGCCCCCCTCGGCGGAGCCGCAGTTGCCGCAGGTCCGACCGGTGGCCCagccgcagcagcagccgctgccgccgccgccgccgccgcagcacCACGGGGCGCCCAAGGAGAAGCCCGCCCCCGGGGCGGGGCCCCAGGCCGTGGTGCAGGTGATGGCCGTGAAGCCCCCGCACACTCCGCAGCTGCCCAAGCTGCAGCAGGCGCCCACCTCCCACAACCGGCCCTTCCACACCCAGCTGTcccagcccccgcccctgcaGGCCCACCACCCCGTGGGCTCCGACAAGCCTCCTCTCAGCCAGGTGGGTTTGCCGTCCATGGCTTCATCCGGCTTTATCCAGCTAAACGCTGCATACTTTATCCAGCTGTCCTCCCCGCGAACGTGCCAGCTTCTAAAGCAGCGGTGGGCCGCATTAGCGTTGCTCCTCCCAGCTAGCTGCTATGGTTGTAGAATTTCCAAAACAGGCTATCCGTTCAAGTTAAGCATTCCATTGTTTTTCAGTGCTTGCTGATGTCATTTTcggttgttattattattggtttCTTTTGATTTTTTGGCGGCAAGCAGAGGTCTTTGCATCTGATTTAAATTTTGGAGCAGGcttgcccaaccctgttcctggagatctactgtcctgtatgttttcactttaaCCCTAATTTGCAAATTTACCAAGTAGCGGCTCAATGAGATTTCTATCTGTTGAATTAGCTTTGTTAGGGTCAGAGTGAAAGCCTGCAGGATGGTAGGTCTTCAGGAACAGgcttgggcagccctgtttcaGAGCTCTTCCTGTAGCGGACATCTGTTCCACTCTGACCAGGTGCAGCAGCCCATAATCACCCAAGGCGCCACCGTGACCAAGATCACCTTCGGGAGTCACCAGTCGCCCCCGGTGTCCAGCAGCGGGGAGGCGGTGGCCAAGCTGCTGCCCGAGTCCAGCACGGGGCCCGGACAGTCCACGGAGAAGTCCTCGGTGTCGGACATCCTGAAGATCTCCATGATGGAGGCGGAGATCGACCCCGGGGCCGAGCCCATGGTGGTGGACTCCTCCAGCGACTGCAGCCCCTTCAGCAAGGGCGTGGCCGGCTCCCCGGCCGGCCTGGCGTCCGCCCAGCTGATCAGCAGCTCCGGCTCCGCCCTCCACCaccccggccacgcccacgcccacgccaAGCCGCACGGCCAGTTCGCCCGCATCCAGGGCCTGGCGGCCCAGAAGGGCAAAGACGTGGACATCATACAGGTAGAGCCGCCGTCGGCCGAGCTCAGCCTCCCGCTGCTGCAACccttctgcttttctctcttcttttaaaaaaaaaactcatttcagATTCCATTCATTGAGCACACTTCATTAACTCTGAGTGTGGCCCTTCTTAATAGTGACTTTAGGTTTTAATAACTATAGACTGCTTGTACACGAAATAAGACTTTTTTTAACCTAGAAATGAGTGTATGTTCTTAAAATTGCAGGGGATAAAGCTACTCTttgttgtacatgtgtgtgtttagtctCTCTTATTAGCACAATTCAAAATAGTACAGTGCAGTACACTGTAAACTGTCTTCAGTACCATAAAAGGTGTACACCTGCACGTTCACCTTCCCTGTTCTCCCATCCAGGTTATCCCGCAGTACTCAATCATGCCGGACTCCAGCCAATCAAACGTGGTGGTGGAGCCCAGCGGCTTCCTGGAGATAACCGACTACACCAGCCAGCGGCTGGACGAGGAGAGCGTGATGGAGCAGGAAGTGGACAGCAGCAATGACGAAGGGGCGGCCGTCAGCCCCATGGAGGGCTGCGCTGACCAATCGCAGTGACCCATCGTCcgctgggggcggagctaacTGAGAGGCAGCAGCTGCCTTGAGAGAGTGTTGCTGTATAATAATGTGCGAAAGGTCTTTGTTTGTCCGTTTTGTGTGCGTCTTTTAAATGTCGTTTAACCGAAACGTCTGTTATGAAGATGTCTGGGTAAGACCTCAGATGAAGTTTCATGGTCCCGTCGATGCCTGCATTTCAAAGGAAGAAGCAGAAATaagctgaaatatttaaaagaaatggaaaaggcCTAAAAGGGAAGCTAAATGAACAGAGACCAAAGCGAACTCTTAATGAGGAGTGACCTTGCTGcctaatgaaatgaaaggcgTCCGTTAAACAgaagaaagacaaaagaaattaaagaaaagcTTTTTAAACATCACATTAATTTTGTGTCCGTTATGCATTTTGGGAGAAAAGTGCAGTGTtccagagaaagaaagattgcagtggcttttcatttttttgtaaaatttttgtaatgtaatatccaAACTGTAAAAAGAACTTTAACCGTGATATTGGGTGGAAACGTTtgatctgaaaaaaaacttctgcTTAAGTCAAGTATACGATATCAAGGAATTTTTGATGATGGGTATATTGACACATGATCTAAGTCTGTGTGAATTACTGGATATATTTGGTAAAATGACCATGCTGGCAAAATTGATTTTGCTGCATATTACATGAAGTTTGTGGCATATCCTGTGTAGAATTTTGCTGATAGACTTGCATCTTTACAGCATCAGCTTCCGGAGTAACATAGAGGTCAAGGGTGCAGGAAACTGAAAGTAAATCACTTGCCCATGTTCTGATGAC is from Anguilla anguilla isolate fAngAng1 chromosome 9, fAngAng1.pri, whole genome shotgun sequence and encodes:
- the emsy gene encoding BRCA2-interacting transcriptional repressor EMSY yields the protein MIQQEKPQLAGTMPVVWPTLLDLGRDECKRILRKLELEAYAGVISALRAQGDLTKDKKDLLGELTKVLSISTERHRAEVRRAVNDERLTTIAYHMSGPNSSSEWSIEGRRLVPLMPRLVPQTAFTVTANAVASATAHQNASLLLPAETGNKEVVVCYSYTSTTSTPTSATAPSGSVAAAAVKSPRPASPASNVVVLPSGSTVYVKSVSCSDEDEKPRKRRRTNSSSSSPVVLKEVPKVTPPISKTITVPVSGSPKMSNIMQSIANSLPPHMSPVKITFTKPTTQTTNTTTQKVIIVTTSPSSNFVPNILSKSHNYAAKLVSTSMLTSSSQKQTVVIPASSAPSSAPATVAVTTMVSSTPSVVMSTIAQGASSAAVKVASARLPSPKTLVGSPTQILAQFPKQHQQGSPITSSHNTAQTSTTPPGSKPTIQIKQESGVKIITQQMQPSKILPKPSSAALPSSSTSPIMVVSSNGAIMTTKLVSTPTGTQATYSRPTVSPTIGARMAASPGGATYVKTTSGSIITVVPKSLATLGGKIISSNIVSGTTTKITTIPMTSKPNVIVVQKTTGKGTTIQGLPGKNVVTTLLNAGGEKTLQAVPGAKPAIITASRPITKMIVTQPKGMGSGAQPTTTTKIIPTKIVYGQQGKTQVLIKPKPMAFQTTVVSEQTRQLVSETLQQVSRVAEVVPASTQEGALKDDTQPYTEGSSPPAEPSHSSHDSQPVVHVITSRGQEWTEHEVSVEASPTIIYQDVSGESQSATSTIKALLELQQTTVKEKAESKPRQHTIDLSQMAVPIQMAQEKKQSPESPSLAAPEPDPGAEHAAAGKSGKAAGAFPGAASGGAEPAPSSGQQHGAASHTPGPAPAPAPAAPKPPAAPSPAVMVARVVQQAAVSQVMQSKPPEEPAVEEGELEGDTLDPQTGLFYRSSQPAAPPPPPQQPKAAPAPPEQVRHAAHSTQPSPSKPAPAPTPAPAPQPSASSKKPPSAEPQLPQVRPVAQPQQQPLPPPPPPQHHGAPKEKPAPGAGPQAVVQVMAVKPPHTPQLPKLQQAPTSHNRPFHTQLSQPPPLQAHHPVGSDKPPLSQVQQPIITQGATVTKITFGSHQSPPVSSSGEAVAKLLPESSTGPGQSTEKSSVSDILKISMMEAEIDPGAEPMVVDSSSDCSPFSKGVAGSPAGLASAQLISSSGSALHHPGHAHAHAKPHGQFARIQGLAAQKGKDVDIIQVIPQYSIMPDSSQSNVVVEPSGFLEITDYTSQRLDEESVMEQEVDSSNDEGAAVSPMEGCADQSQ